One stretch of Candidatus Zixiibacteriota bacterium DNA includes these proteins:
- the dnaK gene encoding molecular chaperone DnaK, whose amino-acid sequence MSKKIIGIDLGTTNSCLAVIEGQEAKIINNPEGGRTTPSVVAVDKKGERLVGAVAKRQAVTNPENTIFSIKRLMGRVYDEITQELKNFPYKVKKNSNGELRVIMNGKDYAPPQVSAMVLSYLKKAAEDYLGYEVKEAVITVPAYFNDRQRQATKDAGRIAGLDVKRIINEPTAAALAYGLDKKKSGKIAVYDLGGGTFDISILELSDGVFEVLSTNGDTHLGGDDFDKRIIDWLADEFKKTDAIDLSKDPMALQRLKEAAEKAKIELSSTLETNINLPFVTADSSGPRHLNMTLSRAKYEQLTDDLVERSITPVRKAIEDAGINFSDIDDVVMVGGMTRMPKVVERVSKMFGREPNKGVNPDEVVAMGAALQGGVLTGDVNDLLLLDVIPLSLGIETLGGVDTVIIERNTTIPTKKSQVFSTAQENQPSVEVHVLQGERKMAIDNKTIGRFHLDGIPPAPRGMPQIEVTFDINADGILEVSAQDKGTGKKQSVRIEASSGLAESEIEKMVDDAKSHEAEDEEKHKKVQIRNEADQAVFMAEKNLKDMGDKLDADNKTKIEAAISRVKEALKGENTEEIKSASDDLTAAWHAAAQNIYQQQAQQQGAHPDPDMNTDQTSQAQSADDSKTVDADYEVVDEE is encoded by the coding sequence ATGAGCAAAAAAATCATAGGAATCGATCTGGGAACCACCAATTCCTGTCTTGCGGTCATCGAAGGACAAGAGGCAAAGATTATAAATAATCCTGAAGGCGGGAGAACAACGCCTTCCGTCGTTGCCGTCGATAAGAAGGGCGAAAGATTAGTCGGCGCTGTTGCCAAACGTCAGGCCGTCACCAATCCGGAGAATACCATTTTCTCGATTAAAAGACTAATGGGGCGGGTATACGATGAGATAACTCAGGAATTGAAAAACTTCCCATATAAAGTGAAGAAGAACAGCAATGGCGAGTTGCGCGTAATTATGAATGGAAAAGATTACGCTCCGCCCCAGGTTTCGGCGATGGTGCTGTCATACCTCAAGAAGGCTGCGGAAGATTATCTTGGGTATGAAGTCAAAGAAGCTGTCATTACCGTTCCGGCCTATTTTAATGATCGTCAACGTCAGGCGACCAAGGACGCCGGTCGGATTGCCGGATTGGATGTCAAGCGAATTATCAACGAACCTACCGCCGCGGCTCTGGCTTATGGACTCGATAAAAAGAAATCAGGCAAAATCGCGGTTTATGACCTTGGCGGCGGAACCTTTGATATTTCAATTCTCGAATTATCGGATGGAGTTTTTGAAGTCTTGTCAACCAACGGCGATACACATCTGGGCGGCGATGATTTTGATAAACGAATCATTGACTGGCTGGCTGATGAATTCAAAAAAACCGACGCAATAGACCTTTCAAAGGACCCGATGGCTTTGCAGCGATTAAAGGAAGCCGCCGAAAAGGCTAAAATTGAATTATCATCTACGCTTGAGACCAATATTAATCTGCCCTTCGTGACGGCCGATTCGTCCGGCCCGAGACATCTCAATATGACTCTCAGCCGGGCCAAATACGAGCAGTTGACTGACGATCTGGTTGAGCGGTCGATTACACCGGTGCGCAAGGCTATCGAAGACGCAGGCATCAATTTTTCCGATATTGATGATGTTGTCATGGTTGGCGGAATGACCCGGATGCCCAAAGTCGTTGAACGGGTCAGCAAAATGTTTGGCAGGGAACCGAATAAAGGAGTCAATCCGGATGAAGTCGTCGCCATGGGCGCGGCTTTGCAGGGCGGCGTTTTGACAGGCGATGTCAACGATCTTTTGCTTCTCGATGTGATCCCATTGTCGCTTGGTATTGAGACCCTGGGTGGTGTTGATACCGTGATTATCGAACGTAATACGACGATTCCGACAAAAAAATCACAGGTGTTTTCTACCGCGCAGGAAAATCAGCCTTCGGTTGAAGTGCATGTCCTTCAGGGCGAGCGCAAGATGGCAATCGACAATAAAACCATCGGGCGCTTTCATCTTGACGGAATACCTCCGGCGCCGAGAGGGATGCCGCAGATTGAGGTCACTTTCGATATCAATGCCGACGGTATTCTCGAAGTGTCGGCGCAGGATAAAGGTACCGGCAAAAAGCAATCGGTGCGTATCGAGGCTTCATCGGGTTTGGCCGAATCGGAAATTGAGAAAATGGTTGACGACGCCAAGTCGCATGAAGCCGAAGACGAGGAAAAACATAAGAAAGTTCAAATTCGTAATGAAGCCGACCAGGCGGTTTTTATGGCTGAGAAGAACCTCAAGGATATGGGCGATAAACTCGATGCCGATAACAAAACCAAAATCGAGGCGGCTATATCGCGAGTGAAAGAGGCTCTTAAAGGCGAAAACACCGAGGAGATTAAATCGGCTTCCGATGATTTGACCGCCGCCTGGCATGCAGCCGCGCAGAATATTTATCAGCAACAAGCGCAGCAACAGGGAGCACATCCGGATCCCGATATGAATACCGATCAAACTTCGCAAGCACAATCTGCAGACGACAGTAAGACAGTCGATGCCGATTATGAAGTTGTTGATGAAGAATGA
- a CDS encoding HAD-IIIA family hydrolase, with the protein MRNIIIIRLGRLGDVTLTGPTIKNLRFLYPNSKIFYITREPYQSLCHSLFGVDEVLTFPDRGSYLDLIKLSIKLDDFQPDLVVDLHKNFRSFHLANLCKARYKVVYKKRRRERQAAVNGKKFVSPIPHTIDQYNLVIDRLKGERIAKRPDIFLPYEKLSDYKYRREGVAVAPGTGSPVKSWSIENFVSVIEKIVGDFNFPVSVFLSSADKEIEDKLSPLPKDKVSIYKDEPLDRICELLSLHRLSLTNDSGLMHLSSACGTPTMGLFGPTHEQLGFYPMGIHDKMLGTDEKCRPCSLHGNVPCYREEQYCFTRLTVDLVYEQAAIILNQEVLSPAVFIDRDGTLIVDKHYLADPEKIEFIEGSVNALRKLKEAGFKIVIISNQSGVARGFFPEETVVKVNNRLVELLKENGVEIDDIRFCPYYPDGDVPEYTREDECRKPRPGMIEMSATELGIDLKRSYMIGDKLADIQCGQSAGAIPVLVRTGYGKDTEKEYPPLPYPSPYYICDNLNAAADRILS; encoded by the coding sequence ATGCGGAATATTATTATCATACGTCTGGGACGCTTGGGTGATGTTACGCTAACCGGGCCGACTATTAAAAATCTGCGTTTTCTATATCCGAATTCAAAAATATTTTACATAACACGGGAGCCATATCAATCTCTGTGTCATTCGCTTTTCGGAGTCGATGAAGTATTAACTTTTCCCGATAGGGGGAGCTATCTTGATCTTATTAAACTATCAATTAAGTTAGATGATTTCCAACCCGACCTGGTCGTCGATTTACATAAAAATTTCCGTTCCTTTCATCTGGCAAATTTATGCAAAGCCCGCTATAAAGTAGTTTATAAAAAAAGGCGCAGAGAGCGGCAGGCAGCCGTCAATGGAAAGAAATTCGTTTCACCGATACCGCATACGATTGATCAGTATAATCTCGTAATAGATCGGCTAAAGGGCGAACGTATCGCCAAACGGCCGGATATATTTTTGCCCTATGAAAAATTGTCGGATTATAAATATCGGAGAGAAGGCGTTGCCGTCGCGCCGGGCACCGGTTCGCCCGTTAAAAGCTGGTCGATCGAAAATTTCGTTTCCGTTATTGAAAAAATTGTTGGTGATTTTAATTTTCCGGTGTCGGTATTTCTGTCATCGGCGGATAAGGAAATTGAAGATAAGCTTTCTCCTTTGCCGAAAGACAAAGTTTCAATTTATAAGGATGAACCGCTGGATCGAATTTGCGAACTCCTGTCACTGCATCGCTTGAGTTTGACCAATGATTCCGGATTAATGCATCTCTCCTCAGCATGCGGGACTCCGACTATGGGACTGTTCGGGCCGACTCATGAACAGCTTGGATTTTATCCCATGGGAATCCATGATAAGATGCTGGGCACGGACGAAAAATGCCGCCCCTGTTCGCTGCACGGCAATGTCCCTTGTTATCGAGAGGAACAATACTGTTTCACTCGTTTGACGGTTGATCTTGTCTACGAACAGGCGGCAATAATTCTCAATCAGGAAGTTCTGTCTCCGGCCGTATTTATTGATCGTGACGGTACCTTGATAGTCGATAAGCATTATCTGGCCGACCCGGAAAAGATTGAATTTATTGAAGGCTCGGTTAACGCCTTACGAAAATTGAAAGAGGCCGGATTTAAAATCGTGATTATCTCCAATCAATCGGGCGTGGCGCGGGGCTTTTTCCCCGAAGAAACCGTTGTGAAAGTAAATAATCGTCTGGTAGAATTACTGAAAGAAAATGGTGTCGAGATAGACGATATCAGATTTTGCCCGTACTATCCCGATGGAGATGTTCCCGAATACACCAGGGAAGATGAATGCCGCAAGCCTCGACCGGGGATGATTGAAATGAGCGCGACCGAATTGGGAATCGATTTGAAACGATCCTACATGATTGGCGACAAACTGGCAGACATTCAATGCGGTCAATCCGCCGGAGCGATACCCGTCCTGGTTCGCACAGGTTACGGTAAAGACACAGAAAAAGAATATCCCCCCCTGCCATATCCCTCTCCGTATTATATATGCGATAACTTAAACGCCGCCGCCGACAGGATTTTGTCATAG
- a CDS encoding HEAT repeat domain-containing protein, with product MERNINLSEKNLQTDIKSLTREIVHELFLICRKAGIYAIDHPMILNGLSKPFLGLQRLFGFKKYFILYFTEGRLYANNILMADAGAVNYLKDKMHELDIKSIAFDENLTAGEFTAFIERFVGRINPSHPDYAMESYLERLRISTILINSPLIEKLYNTGLRYREVQLDDFSVRRMVTDYLSGDINLAVKMLAGGYMDTGNQAEDSGIDYHKEIVQFILPEKFSELQSSELLSMALRILEENPYKNDELPDELIQLIHSFNFHPRRDELTNKIQSHLMDQGYQSNILENCLSVPASIMLETVQDIDRIGNDIYSEKYREALYGEFRDAFIRLLRTRQIGKAASISEKVVNYLASDTAIYRQHSICLLKDIIATSITAGENEFLNAILRYMQSLFTRGLESFEFSEVAFELLNVMISMQRYKAVAEFLNVLSSSRRYENGVLVYDSVTVRRIFEVLDNKELISQLIRGIQTPNGNLVKQVRDILIALQSEEVALQLAEIVIHPNRQIRQHCLKILSESGQPAVKVFSDILRDEKYFMRPFDRRELPDEKWYLIRNAIFVLGNLGDKEACDAFRFRLSDSDVRVRLEMVRALEKIDANESVDLLMLLAEDPDSSVREAAIIVLGLKKRSDLFPFYVDLIGRQKGEADRIINALALTGSLEARDYLWNLLQNDQKLKELSSGKLSVNLIQSAIIKALEKIGDDEIIKKLENYKPDQQNNISKTAKIFLNKLNLKQ from the coding sequence ATGGAACGCAATATAAATCTTAGCGAGAAAAATCTTCAAACCGATATTAAAAGCCTGACCCGGGAGATTGTCCACGAACTGTTTTTGATTTGTCGCAAAGCCGGAATATATGCCATTGACCATCCCATGATTCTCAATGGCCTCTCCAAGCCGTTTCTGGGTTTGCAACGCCTGTTCGGATTTAAAAAATATTTTATATTATATTTCACTGAGGGACGATTATACGCCAATAATATTCTCATGGCCGATGCCGGGGCCGTGAACTATCTTAAAGATAAAATGCATGAGCTGGATATCAAATCGATCGCTTTCGACGAAAATCTGACAGCCGGTGAGTTTACTGCTTTTATTGAGCGGTTTGTCGGACGTATAAATCCTTCTCACCCTGATTATGCGATGGAATCATATTTAGAGAGGCTACGGATTTCGACGATTTTAATCAATAGTCCCCTAATTGAAAAACTATATAATACCGGTTTACGGTATCGCGAAGTGCAACTTGATGATTTTTCCGTCAGGCGCATGGTGACGGATTATTTATCGGGCGATATTAATCTGGCGGTAAAGATGCTGGCCGGCGGTTATATGGATACCGGTAACCAGGCCGAAGACTCCGGAATCGATTATCATAAAGAAATCGTGCAATTTATATTGCCAGAAAAGTTTTCGGAGTTGCAGTCTTCTGAGCTGTTGTCGATGGCCTTGAGGATTCTGGAGGAAAATCCCTATAAGAACGATGAGTTACCCGACGAATTGATTCAACTTATTCATTCTTTTAATTTCCACCCGCGCCGTGACGAATTGACCAATAAAATCCAATCGCATTTAATGGATCAGGGTTACCAATCGAATATACTTGAAAATTGCTTATCCGTTCCGGCCTCGATTATGCTGGAAACAGTTCAGGATATTGATCGTATCGGCAATGATATTTATTCTGAAAAGTACCGGGAAGCGCTCTATGGCGAATTCCGTGATGCCTTTATCAGGTTGCTGCGAACCCGGCAGATTGGTAAAGCGGCCAGCATTTCCGAAAAGGTAGTAAATTACCTCGCCTCCGATACGGCCATCTATCGCCAGCATTCAATTTGTCTATTAAAAGATATAATAGCCACCAGCATCACTGCGGGAGAAAACGAGTTTTTGAACGCGATTCTGCGCTATATGCAGTCTTTGTTTACTCGCGGACTGGAGTCATTTGAATTCTCCGAAGTCGCCTTTGAGCTATTAAATGTTATGATTTCTATGCAGAGATATAAGGCTGTCGCGGAATTTTTAAATGTTCTCAGCTCCAGCCGCCGTTATGAGAATGGGGTTTTAGTTTATGACTCGGTTACGGTGCGACGTATCTTTGAAGTGCTGGATAATAAAGAATTGATCTCTCAATTGATAAGGGGAATTCAGACACCGAACGGTAATCTCGTTAAACAGGTACGAGATATTTTAATAGCCCTGCAATCAGAAGAGGTTGCTCTTCAATTAGCGGAAATCGTAATCCACCCTAACCGTCAAATCCGTCAACACTGTTTGAAAATTCTATCGGAATCGGGCCAACCGGCGGTGAAAGTATTTTCGGATATATTGAGGGATGAGAAATATTTTATGCGACCCTTCGATCGCCGCGAATTGCCCGATGAAAAGTGGTATCTGATTAGAAATGCTATTTTTGTTCTGGGAAATTTGGGGGACAAGGAAGCCTGCGATGCTTTCAGGTTCAGACTATCAGACTCCGATGTTCGGGTTCGCCTTGAAATGGTTAGAGCGCTGGAGAAGATAGACGCCAATGAATCGGTTGATTTGTTAATGCTCCTTGCGGAGGATCCCGATAGCTCTGTCCGTGAAGCCGCCATTATCGTTTTGGGCCTGAAGAAAAGAAGCGATTTATTCCCGTTTTATGTTGATCTGATCGGCCGGCAAAAGGGCGAGGCCGACCGTATTATTAATGCCCTTGCGCTCACCGGGAGTTTGGAAGCACGCGATTATCTCTGGAATCTTCTGCAAAACGATCAAAAATTAAAAGAATTATCGTCCGGTAAATTGTCCGTAAATCTGATTCAATCCGCAATAATTAAGGCTCTTGAAAAGATCGGCGATGATGAAATAATAAAGAAACTCGAGAATTATAAGCCTGATCAGCAAAATAATATATCAAAAACAGCCAAAATATTTTTAAACAAACTAAATCTAAAGCAGTAA
- the uppP gene encoding undecaprenyl-diphosphatase UppP yields MEFWDVLILGVIQGLTEFLPISSSGHLVISQHMLGIKAPGVSLEIWLHFGTLVAVLVYYYKRLFGIVKALLGHSENRDENLRLLLAIIVGTIPAVIVGFSLKSSIESAFGSTAFTSAMLVVTGMILLASGLARNKNLQINIPRGFAIGIAQALAILPGISRSGSTITYAMLLGIKPAKAAEFSFLLAIPAIGGAFLLDLLSSDNMAWSGSEIGLYLIGALVSFVFGLLSIHYLLKLIARGKFFIFGFYCLAAGIISFIFVN; encoded by the coding sequence CCGATTTCTTCATCGGGCCATCTGGTCATCAGCCAGCATATGCTGGGAATCAAAGCTCCGGGAGTCAGTCTTGAGATATGGCTTCATTTCGGTACTTTGGTCGCGGTGCTGGTATATTATTATAAACGACTCTTTGGAATCGTAAAAGCCTTGCTGGGCCATTCTGAAAACCGCGATGAAAACCTGCGTCTATTGCTGGCAATTATTGTCGGGACAATTCCGGCCGTGATAGTGGGGTTTTCATTAAAATCATCAATCGAATCGGCTTTTGGCTCAACAGCCTTTACGTCGGCCATGCTTGTTGTTACGGGTATGATCCTCCTGGCCAGCGGATTAGCCCGCAATAAGAACCTGCAAATAAATATTCCTCGAGGTTTCGCTATCGGGATTGCCCAGGCTTTAGCTATTTTACCCGGCATATCTCGCTCCGGAAGTACAATCACCTATGCCATGCTTTTGGGAATCAAGCCGGCTAAGGCGGCGGAGTTTTCATTTTTACTCGCCATACCGGCTATCGGAGGAGCATTTCTGTTGGATTTATTATCGAGTGATAATATGGCCTGGTCGGGAAGCGAAATCGGGTTGTACTTAATTGGAGCTTTAGTGTCCTTTGTATTTGGATTGCTCTCGATTCATTACCTTCTGAAACTGATCGCACGCGGTAAGTTTTTTATTTTTGGGTTTTATTGCCTTGCCGCGGGAATTATTTCTTTTATATTTGTCAACTGA
- a CDS encoding DnaJ domain-containing protein: protein MKKEPFDILGISKDASRGEIKSAFRRMAKRYHPDIVGGTGDKFKRILLAYEQIAGYVHGEGETVKDFDFEVNVNIDRKKQVQDLFDDFKDGILTYFDIGKPEFLNLFLELTPEQASQGGKIKINLPLTCKCKKCYGFGQIFFIRCKKCGGTGEEVYQKSTLLDFSGGVADDSTAKQHIDNLFLTVVFKIEDKAKDK from the coding sequence ATGAAAAAAGAACCGTTTGACATACTCGGTATCAGTAAAGATGCCAGCCGGGGCGAAATCAAATCCGCTTTTCGACGGATGGCCAAAAGGTATCATCCCGATATCGTCGGCGGTACCGGCGATAAATTCAAACGAATACTTCTGGCTTATGAACAAATCGCCGGATATGTCCACGGCGAGGGAGAAACGGTTAAGGATTTTGATTTCGAAGTCAATGTCAACATAGATAGAAAAAAGCAAGTTCAGGATTTATTCGATGATTTCAAAGACGGTATCCTGACATATTTCGATATCGGCAAACCTGAGTTTTTGAATCTGTTTTTGGAATTAACTCCTGAACAGGCTTCTCAAGGAGGAAAAATAAAAATCAATCTCCCGCTAACGTGCAAATGTAAAAAGTGTTATGGCTTCGGACAAATATTTTTTATCCGTTGCAAAAAATGCGGCGGAACCGGGGAAGAGGTTTACCAAAAAAGCACGTTGCTTGATTTTTCCGGAGGCGTTGCGGATGATTCGACAGCCAAGCAGCATATTGATAATCTGTTTTTGACGGTCGTATTCAAAATTGAAGATAAGGCGAAAGATAAATAG
- the amrS gene encoding AmmeMemoRadiSam system radical SAM enzyme, whose translation MIREALYQKKLQNNRVQCLLCPALCRLKPGKRGICHSRFNKDGRLVTDNFGETVTIAIDPIEKKPLYHFKPITSIVSIGANGCNLSCRHCQNWQISQEKVPTVYIAPEKLPGIGAQKDSIGIAYTYTEPFIWFEYILDAAPQVKKAGLDNVIVSNGYINSEPLEKLLPYIDAFNIDLKGMKPEFYKRICKGRLEPVLEVIKLIEKSPAHLELTNLIIPGLNDDDDDFQKLGEFVNSVNKTIPVHLSAYHPSYQLNNPPTPEKTMRRAYSILKKYVNNVFVGNMNIEGLADSRCPSCDQVIIRRQGYRIEMTGLDESGVCSLCHMETGIVPGN comes from the coding sequence ATGATTCGTGAGGCTTTATATCAAAAAAAACTGCAGAACAACCGGGTTCAATGCTTATTATGTCCGGCCCTTTGTCGGCTGAAACCGGGGAAGCGAGGAATATGTCATTCCCGATTTAACAAAGACGGCCGGTTGGTTACCGATAATTTTGGCGAAACGGTAACCATTGCCATCGATCCCATTGAAAAAAAGCCGCTATATCATTTTAAGCCGATAACGAGTATTGTATCAATAGGCGCCAACGGATGTAATTTATCCTGCCGCCATTGCCAGAACTGGCAAATATCGCAGGAAAAAGTTCCAACTGTTTATATTGCTCCTGAAAAATTGCCGGGAATAGGCGCTCAAAAAGATTCAATCGGAATCGCTTATACCTATACTGAGCCGTTTATCTGGTTTGAATATATTTTGGATGCGGCGCCTCAAGTCAAAAAGGCCGGTCTTGATAATGTGATAGTTTCCAACGGATATATTAATTCTGAACCATTAGAGAAATTGCTCCCCTATATTGACGCTTTCAATATCGATCTCAAAGGAATGAAACCGGAATTTTATAAACGTATTTGTAAGGGCAGACTCGAACCGGTTTTGGAAGTTATCAAACTTATCGAAAAATCACCGGCTCATCTTGAGTTGACCAATTTGATTATACCCGGTCTGAATGATGACGATGATGACTTTCAAAAGCTGGGCGAGTTTGTGAACTCGGTAAACAAAACTATTCCGGTGCATCTTTCGGCGTATCACCCGAGTTACCAATTAAATAATCCCCCGACACCGGAAAAAACAATGAGACGGGCCTATTCCATTCTGAAAAAGTATGTCAATAACGTCTTTGTAGGGAATATGAATATCGAAGGACTGGCCGATAGCCGTTGCCCCTCATGCGATCAGGTTATTATTAGAAGGCAAGGGTATCGAATAGAAATGACGGGTTTGGATGAAAGCGGGGTATGTTCGTTATGCCACATGGAAACTGGTATTGTCCCCGGGAATTAG
- a CDS encoding PQQ-binding-like beta-propeller repeat protein, whose protein sequence is MKSLFPILSAVVIFLFSACTVPKKLKRNNGYFKPINEQKLGVYPSDGNLTGQLNLLYEYKIKGAPTDPIILGDRYLSVRTSRNRVVFYDQESGKRVCRIKQGRGFILPPLLTDSLIVYVKKSPLGQIRVQNLFTGKKIGELNVKDIRSGPIIVNNSLIVGTTTGLLSLNLTDLRREWRLKNDDVVDILPVYDGSQIYYAAGSGQVKAVEPGDGSLIWEIDCNASISSKLGIGRYLYIGLTDGDILAHDKNNGSVVWRTGIGYAYRGKAVEHNDRIYIGCTDGKVYCLSAEDGGIIWEYQTDGVVVASPVIHSHTVLIGSYDRNFYSLDAESGEMLDSHNLEGPVAFAAVINNNRIFVACQKNRIYCFEEH, encoded by the coding sequence ATGAAATCCTTATTTCCGATATTATCAGCGGTCGTTATTTTTTTATTCTCGGCCTGCACCGTTCCCAAAAAATTAAAGCGCAACAATGGGTATTTTAAACCAATAAATGAACAAAAATTGGGCGTTTATCCTTCTGATGGAAATCTTACCGGGCAGCTAAATCTTTTATACGAATATAAAATCAAAGGCGCTCCGACCGACCCGATAATACTCGGCGACCGCTATCTCAGCGTTCGAACCTCTCGCAATCGCGTGGTTTTTTATGATCAGGAATCAGGGAAGAGGGTGTGTCGGATTAAACAGGGACGAGGCTTTATCTTACCGCCGTTGTTAACCGACTCATTAATTGTCTATGTAAAAAAGTCGCCTCTGGGGCAGATTAGAGTCCAAAATCTCTTTACCGGCAAGAAGATAGGCGAACTTAATGTAAAAGATATTCGATCCGGGCCGATAATAGTTAATAACAGCCTTATTGTGGGCACTACCACCGGCTTATTGTCGCTCAATTTGACCGATTTGCGCCGGGAATGGAGGTTGAAAAACGATGATGTCGTTGATATCCTTCCGGTTTATGATGGTTCTCAGATTTATTATGCGGCCGGTAGTGGTCAGGTAAAGGCTGTTGAGCCCGGCGATGGTTCTTTGATATGGGAAATCGATTGCAATGCCTCGATAAGTTCAAAACTGGGTATCGGTCGTTATTTATATATCGGTTTAACCGACGGCGATATTCTGGCGCATGATAAGAACAATGGTAGTGTTGTATGGCGAACCGGTATCGGGTATGCGTATAGAGGCAAAGCCGTGGAACATAACGATAGAATCTACATAGGATGCACCGACGGCAAAGTTTATTGTTTATCGGCCGAGGATGGCGGAATAATTTGGGAGTATCAGACTGACGGTGTTGTCGTCGCCAGCCCTGTTATACATAGTCATACCGTTTTAATAGGGTCGTATGATCGGAATTTTTATAGTCTCGATGCCGAAAGCGGAGAGATGTTAGATAGCCACAATTTGGAAGGGCCGGTCGCATTTGCGGCGGTAATTAATAATAACAGGATTTTTGTGGCGTGTCAGAAAAATCGCATCTATTGTTTTGAGGAGCACTAA